A part of Paenibacillus sp. sptzw28 genomic DNA contains:
- the spoIVA gene encoding stage IV sporulation protein A, whose product MEKVDIFKDIAERTGGDIYLGVVGAVRTGKSTFIKRFMETVVLPNITNDADRVRAIDELPQSAAGKTIMTTEPKFVPNQAVQLRVSEGLDVNVRLVDCVGYAVSGAKGYEDENGPRMITTPWFEEPIPFQEAAEIGTRKVIQEHSTLGVVVTTDGTIAEIPRSSYVDAEERVINELKEVGKPFVLIVNSTRPRSDEALQLRSELQTKYDIPVMTLSVATMGEEDVMSVLREVLYEFPVHEVNVNLPSWVMVLNDNHWLRSNYENSVRDTVKDIRRLRDVDRVVSQFMEYEFIARAGLSGMNMGQGVAEIDLYAPDELYDQILMEVVGVEIRGKDHLLQLMQEFSHAKREYDRFSEALEMVKTTGYGIAAPSLAEMALDEPELIRQGSRFGVRLKATAPSIHMIRVDVESEFAPIIGTEKQSEELVRYLMQDFENDPIKIWESDIFGRSLHSIVREGIQGKIAMMPDNARYKLQETLGRIINEGSGGLIAIIL is encoded by the coding sequence GTGGAGAAAGTGGACATTTTCAAGGACATAGCCGAACGAACCGGCGGGGATATTTACCTCGGCGTCGTCGGTGCGGTCCGCACAGGCAAATCAACCTTCATCAAGCGGTTCATGGAGACGGTTGTTCTGCCGAACATCACGAACGATGCCGATCGGGTAAGAGCTATTGATGAGCTGCCGCAAAGCGCGGCCGGCAAGACGATTATGACAACCGAACCGAAATTCGTACCGAATCAGGCGGTACAGCTCCGGGTGTCGGAAGGCCTGGACGTAAATGTCCGGCTCGTGGACTGCGTCGGTTATGCGGTCAGCGGAGCGAAAGGTTACGAGGACGAGAACGGGCCGCGGATGATTACGACCCCATGGTTCGAAGAACCGATTCCATTCCAGGAAGCCGCTGAAATCGGTACGCGCAAAGTGATACAGGAGCACTCGACGCTTGGCGTCGTCGTCACGACAGACGGAACCATTGCGGAAATTCCGCGGAGCTCTTATGTGGATGCCGAAGAGCGGGTCATCAACGAGCTGAAAGAGGTCGGCAAGCCATTCGTCCTTATCGTCAACTCCACGCGGCCGCGCAGCGATGAAGCGCTGCAGCTTCGCAGCGAGCTCCAGACCAAATACGACATTCCCGTAATGACGCTCAGCGTTGCCACGATGGGCGAAGAGGACGTCATGTCGGTTCTGAGGGAAGTGCTCTATGAGTTCCCGGTCCATGAAGTTAATGTTAACCTGCCGAGCTGGGTAATGGTACTAAACGACAATCATTGGCTGCGCAGCAATTATGAAAATTCCGTTCGCGATACCGTGAAGGATATCAGAAGGCTGCGCGACGTGGACCGTGTTGTTTCGCAGTTTATGGAATACGAATTTATCGCCAGGGCGGGCCTAAGCGGCATGAACATGGGGCAAGGGGTCGCGGAAATCGACCTTTACGCTCCGGATGAACTGTACGATCAAATTTTGATGGAAGTGGTCGGCGTTGAAATCCGCGGAAAAGACCATTTGCTGCAGCTGATGCAGGAGTTCTCGCATGCCAAGCGGGAATACGACCGATTCTCCGAAGCACTGGAAATGGTCAAAACGACAGGCTACGGCATTGCGGCGCCGTCGCTTGCCGAAATGGCTCTCGACGAGCCGGAGTTGATCAGGCAGGGGTCCCGCTTCGGCGTCAGGCTGAAGGCTACCGCGCCTTCAATCCATATGATCCGTGTAGACGTGGAATCCGAATTTGCTCCGATTATCGGAACGGAGAAGCAAAGCGAAGAGCTGGTCCGTTATCTGATGCAGGATTTCGAGAACGACCCGATCAAAATTTGGGAGTCGGATATTTTCGGCCGATCGCTGCACTCCATTGTCCGCGAAGGCATTCAGGGTAAAATAGCCATGATGCCCGACAACGCCCGCTATAAGCTGCAGGAGACGCTTGGACGAATCATTAACGAAGGCTCAGGCGGATTGATCGCCATTATATTGTAA
- a CDS encoding DUF3939 domain-containing protein produces the protein MTINWMKNAASAFIIMLLAVVLPGCMYPNDQPGQNQRPPKDAILNVQAVIDQYKKDTGLLPIRNSNPDTPLYEKYQIDFDKLLRMDYLSEIPATAYEKGGSYYYLIINEETDPTVKLMNLAIYQQVNDIQAALKVYSGSHGGDLPSGETAYPGFTRIDYSKLDKREPAIRSMYTGQTLSTMMDGKGNVYIDYGSDIMQALAKQPGGLKPDQDLRALLVDHSDFVPVKSTVYRLVNGEPQAVFK, from the coding sequence ATGACGATAAACTGGATGAAAAATGCGGCTTCGGCTTTCATAATAATGCTGCTGGCAGTTGTGCTGCCCGGCTGCATGTATCCGAACGATCAGCCGGGTCAGAATCAGAGGCCGCCAAAGGACGCCATACTTAACGTTCAGGCCGTGATCGACCAATATAAGAAGGACACCGGCCTTCTTCCAATACGGAACAGTAACCCGGACACACCTCTTTATGAGAAATATCAGATTGATTTTGACAAGCTGCTGCGTATGGACTATTTGTCCGAAATACCTGCGACCGCTTACGAGAAAGGCGGAAGCTATTACTATCTGATTATTAACGAGGAAACCGACCCCACCGTGAAGCTGATGAATCTCGCAATCTATCAGCAGGTGAACGATATCCAGGCAGCCTTGAAAGTTTATTCGGGTTCCCACGGAGGCGATCTTCCCTCCGGAGAAACGGCGTATCCCGGTTTTACACGCATAGATTACAGTAAGCTTGATAAACGGGAGCCCGCTATCCGCAGCATGTATACAGGCCAAACGTTATCCACCATGATGGACGGAAAAGGCAATGTTTACATCGATTACGGAAGCGATATCATGCAAGCTCTGGCTAAGCAGCCTGGCGGTTTGAAGCCGGATCAGGACCTGCGCGCGCTCCTCGTGGACCATTCGGATTTCGTGCCTGTTAAATCCACGGTATACCGTCTCGTTAACGGTGAGCCGCAAGCGGTTTTTAAATAG
- a CDS encoding 2Fe-2S iron-sulfur cluster-binding protein, giving the protein MNVDITFLPSGRTVTVRAGTSVLDASRRAGVPIRIRCDGKASCLMCKVVTKSGAGLSKLGEIERRKLSGLEQQGTRLACQAKIIGKAEVEVPEDPLRAAVRKQLSRQAEEDELW; this is encoded by the coding sequence ATGAATGTCGACATCACGTTTCTCCCTTCCGGACGCACCGTTACCGTTCGGGCCGGTACTTCGGTACTTGACGCCTCGCGACGTGCCGGAGTACCGATCCGCATCAGATGCGACGGCAAAGCCTCCTGCCTGATGTGCAAAGTCGTTACAAAGAGCGGAGCCGGGTTATCTAAGCTCGGCGAGATTGAGCGCCGGAAGCTGTCAGGACTCGAGCAGCAGGGCACTAGGCTTGCTTGCCAGGCGAAAATAATCGGTAAAGCCGAAGTAGAGGTTCCTGAGGATCCGCTGCGTGCGGCGGTGAGGAAGCAGCTGTCGCGTCAGGCGGAGGAAGATGAGCTGTGGTAG
- a CDS encoding 2Fe-2S iron-sulfur cluster-binding protein, with amino-acid sequence MLELKSRTKSIVVEAEAGMSLLDIALKHDLDWAFSCTRGTCARCRCLVEEGSEFLEEITDAEWDRLEPEEFEQGYRLGCQAIVKSEAGSIKAVNRPYF; translated from the coding sequence ATGTTAGAACTGAAGAGCCGTACCAAATCGATCGTGGTAGAAGCGGAAGCAGGTATGTCGCTGCTCGATATCGCGCTCAAGCATGACCTTGACTGGGCTTTTTCATGTACCCGGGGTACATGCGCCCGCTGCCGGTGCTTAGTCGAAGAGGGCAGTGAGTTTCTGGAAGAGATAACGGATGCGGAATGGGACCGGCTTGAACCGGAGGAGTTCGAACAAGGTTACCGGCTTGGCTGCCAGGCGATAGTGAAATCCGAAGCCGGCTCGATTAAAGCGGTTAACCGGCCTTATTTCTAA
- a CDS encoding DUF2768 family protein, with product MTKMWVSFVGIGLMALAAVLISLARHKTKGIVKFLVSSIAFIFLVIGGFLGFISIT from the coding sequence ATGACAAAAATGTGGGTATCTTTTGTCGGCATCGGGCTTATGGCGCTCGCGGCGGTACTCATTTCACTCGCAAGGCACAAAACAAAGGGAATTGTTAAATTTCTGGTATCCTCCATCGCGTTCATATTTCTCGTTATCGGTGGATTTCTTGGTTTCATCTCCATTACATAA
- a CDS encoding stage VI sporulation protein F, producing the protein MSGKNNISKDVLNAVNKKTGKPITENAVKKLASGVTAETMQNEEELRKLIKSVSAMAKVPVSDQTVNDIVGAVKKSGVNIDSMETLMKMMLKK; encoded by the coding sequence ATGAGCGGGAAAAACAATATATCCAAGGATGTCCTTAATGCCGTCAATAAAAAGACCGGCAAACCGATAACCGAGAACGCGGTAAAAAAATTAGCCAGCGGTGTGACGGCGGAGACGATGCAGAACGAGGAAGAGCTTCGTAAGCTGATCAAATCCGTATCGGCAATGGCCAAGGTGCCGGTGTCGGATCAGACGGTCAATGATATTGTGGGCGCCGTAAAGAAGAGCGGCGTCAATATCGACAGCATGGAAACGCTGATGAAAATGATGCTGAAGAAATAA
- a CDS encoding NAD(P)H-dependent glycerol-3-phosphate dehydrogenase — MTKRKAAVLVAGSWGTALATVLADNDFDVTLWSRNTVQADEINKEHRNHKFLTDAILPVAITATTDIGQAVKEAELVLFVAPSAAMREVAKLAAPHISKEALCVHATKGFESGSLKRMTTILGEELNCDPDRLVVLSGPSHAEEVVRRQPTTVVVASACQESAEKAQDAFITPYFRVYTNPDVIGVEVAGAIKNIIALGAGLTDGLGFGDNAKAALLTRGLAEISRLGTAMGANPLTFAGLAGVGDLIVTGTSKHSRNWRAGSMLAEGLPLEQVLSKMGMVVEGVRTTSAARELSSRYDVVMPITEQLYSVLFENKAPRTAVEDLMGRGRTHEMEEVAGSWGLHQSNPPLI; from the coding sequence ATGACGAAACGGAAAGCAGCCGTTCTGGTTGCCGGAAGCTGGGGAACCGCTCTTGCGACCGTACTCGCCGACAATGACTTTGATGTCACCTTATGGTCCCGTAACACAGTCCAAGCTGATGAGATAAACAAGGAGCACCGGAACCATAAATTTTTGACGGATGCGATTCTGCCCGTGGCGATAACCGCTACCACAGATATAGGGCAAGCGGTCAAGGAAGCGGAGCTCGTCCTGTTTGTCGCCCCGTCTGCTGCAATGCGTGAAGTTGCGAAGCTCGCCGCGCCTCATATTTCTAAGGAAGCGCTCTGCGTCCACGCGACAAAGGGGTTTGAATCCGGCAGTCTCAAGCGGATGACGACCATTCTAGGGGAAGAGCTGAATTGCGACCCTGACCGCCTTGTCGTGCTGTCCGGTCCGAGTCACGCGGAAGAAGTGGTTCGGAGGCAGCCAACGACGGTTGTCGTTGCTTCAGCATGTCAGGAGTCTGCGGAAAAGGCGCAGGATGCTTTCATAACGCCGTACTTCCGTGTCTATACCAATCCCGATGTGATCGGGGTAGAGGTAGCCGGCGCAATAAAAAACATAATCGCACTGGGTGCGGGGCTTACCGACGGCCTTGGCTTTGGAGACAACGCCAAAGCGGCGCTGCTCACACGCGGATTAGCCGAAATCAGCCGTCTCGGTACGGCGATGGGCGCGAATCCGCTTACTTTCGCCGGCCTTGCGGGCGTTGGGGACCTTATCGTGACTGGTACCAGCAAGCATAGCCGCAATTGGCGGGCCGGCTCGATGCTGGCAGAAGGACTGCCTCTTGAGCAGGTGTTATCCAAAATGGGTATGGTTGTGGAAGGTGTTCGCACAACAAGCGCCGCCCGCGAGCTATCGAGCAGGTACGACGTTGTCATGCCCATCACGGAGCAGCTGTACAGCGTATTGTTCGAAAACAAAGCGCCGCGCACCGCTGTGGAAGATTTGATGGGCCGCGGCAGGACGCATGAAATGGAGGAAGTCGCGGGTTCTTGGGGCCTGCACCAATCCAATCCTCCGCTCATATGA
- the plsY gene encoding glycerol-3-phosphate 1-O-acyltransferase PlsY, translated as MFTVIAVLISYLLGSVSFSILIAKWVKGIDIRSHGSGNAGATNTLRVLGKGPGIAVFLLDIAKGVAAVWLGVLMAGGDWAPVLCGLAAIAGHNWPVWFGFKGGKGIATTIGVMATLALVPALIAGAVAIASIALTRFVSLGSLLFALLTPVFVWVMGMSMALLWASMIVCIFAFVRHRTNIVKLLQGNENKLGAKKG; from the coding sequence ATGTTTACAGTCATCGCGGTTCTGATTAGTTATTTATTAGGGTCGGTTTCATTCAGTATTTTGATTGCCAAATGGGTGAAAGGCATCGACATACGCAGCCACGGCAGCGGAAATGCCGGTGCGACAAACACACTGCGCGTCCTTGGGAAAGGGCCTGGTATTGCCGTTTTCCTGCTCGATATTGCCAAGGGTGTCGCAGCGGTATGGCTTGGGGTGCTGATGGCCGGCGGCGATTGGGCGCCGGTGTTATGCGGGCTAGCCGCGATTGCGGGCCACAACTGGCCTGTCTGGTTCGGCTTCAAAGGCGGTAAAGGTATCGCCACCACAATTGGAGTAATGGCTACTCTGGCCCTCGTGCCTGCTTTAATTGCGGGAGCGGTTGCCATTGCATCCATCGCGCTGACGCGCTTCGTATCGCTTGGATCATTACTTTTCGCTCTGCTCACTCCGGTATTTGTGTGGGTAATGGGCATGTCTATGGCTCTTTTATGGGCGAGCATGATTGTCTGCATCTTTGCTTTTGTGCGCCATCGCACTAACATTGTAAAGCTTCTTCAGGGGAACGAGAACAAGCTCGGTGCGAAAAAAGGGTAA
- the der gene encoding ribosome biogenesis GTPase Der — protein MAKPIIAIVGRPNVGKSTIFNRVIGDRLAIVEDKPGVTRDRIYGSGEWNGRAFSIVDTGGIEIDGEDEIMKSVRMQAELAVEEADVIIFMVDAKAGLTHADDEVAQMLLRSRKPIVVAVNKVDNFNRHDDIYEFYNLGFGDPIAISGSHGMGIGDLLDAAVEKLPEIEEEHYEDDVIRVALIGRPNVGKSSLVNALLGEERVIVSDVAGTTRDAIDTPFEKDGQKYVLIDTAGMRKRGKVYETTEKYSVMRALKAIERADVVLVLINGEEGIIEQDKHIAGYAHEAGKASIFVVNKWDIVDKDDKTMQQFSQNIRDHFLFMTYAPIVYLSAKTKQRLHKLLPVVCHVSEQHALRIQTHLLNDIVSDAIAINPPPTDKGRRLRINYATQVAVKPPTFVLFANDPEMMHFSYERYLENKIRAAFDFEGTPVRIYTRRKSDED, from the coding sequence ATGGCAAAGCCCATTATCGCCATTGTAGGGCGGCCCAATGTGGGGAAGTCTACGATCTTTAACAGGGTCATCGGCGATCGGTTAGCGATTGTGGAGGATAAGCCGGGTGTTACTCGGGACCGTATTTACGGCTCCGGGGAATGGAACGGCCGTGCCTTCAGTATCGTGGATACCGGGGGAATCGAAATCGACGGCGAAGATGAAATCATGAAGTCGGTCCGTATGCAGGCGGAGCTGGCTGTTGAAGAAGCCGACGTGATCATATTCATGGTGGATGCCAAAGCCGGGTTGACCCATGCTGATGACGAGGTTGCGCAGATGCTTCTGCGTTCGCGTAAGCCGATTGTCGTCGCTGTTAACAAAGTGGATAACTTTAACCGTCACGATGATATTTATGAGTTTTACAATCTGGGCTTCGGCGACCCCATCGCAATTTCCGGTTCGCATGGCATGGGGATAGGCGATCTGCTTGATGCGGCAGTCGAGAAGCTTCCGGAAATTGAGGAAGAACATTACGAGGATGATGTTATTCGCGTTGCCCTCATCGGACGTCCCAATGTCGGCAAATCCTCGCTCGTCAATGCTTTGCTCGGCGAAGAGCGAGTGATTGTAAGCGATGTCGCCGGTACGACGCGGGATGCCATTGATACCCCTTTCGAGAAAGACGGTCAGAAGTATGTGCTTATTGATACCGCGGGTATGCGTAAACGCGGAAAGGTTTACGAAACGACCGAGAAGTACAGCGTTATGCGTGCGTTGAAAGCGATCGAACGGGCTGATGTCGTTCTAGTGCTCATAAACGGCGAAGAAGGCATTATCGAGCAGGACAAGCATATCGCTGGTTACGCGCACGAAGCCGGCAAGGCTTCCATATTCGTTGTAAACAAGTGGGACATCGTGGACAAGGACGATAAAACGATGCAGCAATTCTCGCAAAATATCCGCGATCACTTCTTGTTTATGACATACGCCCCGATCGTATATCTTTCTGCTAAAACAAAACAGCGGCTGCATAAGCTGCTGCCGGTTGTATGCCATGTTTCCGAGCAGCATGCGCTGAGGATTCAAACGCATCTGCTGAACGACATCGTCTCCGATGCGATCGCGATTAATCCCCCTCCGACGGATAAGGGCCGCCGTCTAAGGATCAACTATGCCACGCAGGTGGCGGTCAAACCGCCGACATTCGTCCTGTTCGCCAATGATCCGGAGATGATGCACTTCTCATACGAGCGGTATTTGGAGAACAAAATCCGCGCAGCCTTCGACTTTGAAGGCACCCCCGTACGCATTTACACCCGCCGCAAATCCGACGAGGATTAA
- a CDS encoding capping complex subunit for YIEGIA, whose protein sequence is MAKIVAIVTVERESVGGGAPIFVEPDIKKRESTAFLLEKILDASAHDLKNGSFILVDRHKE, encoded by the coding sequence ATGGCTAAAATCGTTGCCATTGTAACTGTCGAAAGAGAATCGGTAGGCGGCGGCGCCCCGATTTTTGTAGAACCTGACATTAAAAAACGGGAATCGACGGCATTCTTGCTCGAAAAAATTTTGGACGCGAGCGCACACGATTTGAAGAACGGATCATTCATTCTCGTGGATCGTCACAAGGAATGA
- a CDS encoding YIEGIA family protein encodes MWKQMGLGQPHHVLIGILLGIAFGVCSRLLMLRTDYRQYPTYPHGRIIHISLGVIAAALGAVAVPALYKKDYTAITFLTLAAQQFRDVRKMERDTLDKIDSLELVPRGATYIEGIAMVFEGRNYLVILTALLTSLAAIGLGPLFGLIVGLLSFFMVRVLKSGKSVSHIANAEIAPVRVDGPDLFVGDIYIMNVGLSVNQKLIAERGLGIILKPFNANGKATLSNLGQRQAILFDLSTILGVYRDDGEPALVPLAKLDMKDGRLAVFLLPQEKDEQKAKEVVLKVPILESAVRMPTEASVNRKKGG; translated from the coding sequence ATGTGGAAACAAATGGGACTCGGCCAACCTCATCATGTTTTGATCGGCATCTTACTCGGAATTGCATTCGGCGTGTGCTCCAGGCTCTTAATGCTGCGCACGGATTACCGCCAATATCCGACCTATCCGCACGGCCGGATTATTCATATTTCACTGGGTGTCATCGCCGCAGCTCTCGGAGCGGTAGCAGTACCTGCGCTGTACAAAAAAGATTATACGGCAATTACGTTTCTCACACTGGCCGCTCAACAGTTTCGCGACGTACGGAAGATGGAACGGGATACGCTTGACAAAATCGACAGCCTGGAGCTGGTCCCCCGCGGAGCGACTTATATCGAAGGCATTGCCATGGTGTTTGAAGGGCGAAATTACCTTGTGATTCTGACGGCCCTATTGACCAGCTTGGCGGCGATTGGCTTAGGGCCCTTATTCGGTTTAATCGTCGGCTTGCTGTCTTTCTTTATGGTTCGGGTGCTAAAATCGGGAAAATCGGTTTCTCATATCGCCAATGCAGAGATTGCTCCGGTTCGGGTTGACGGCCCGGATCTGTTTGTAGGGGACATTTATATTATGAATGTCGGTCTGTCGGTCAACCAGAAACTAATCGCCGAACGCGGTCTCGGAATTATTTTGAAGCCGTTTAATGCCAATGGGAAGGCGACACTCAGTAACCTCGGACAACGGCAGGCGATTTTGTTTGATCTCTCTACAATATTGGGCGTGTACCGGGATGATGGCGAACCCGCCTTAGTGCCGCTCGCTAAACTTGACATGAAGGATGGCCGCCTTGCGGTTTTTTTGCTTCCTCAGGAGAAGGATGAGCAGAAAGCGAAAGAGGTTGTGCTGAAGGTCCCAATTTTGGAGTCCGCGGTGCGCATGCCCACTGAAGCGAGCGTCAACCGTAAAAAAGGAGGGTGA